The following coding sequences lie in one Saccharopolyspora hordei genomic window:
- a CDS encoding YkvA family protein: MVVVGGLLLVAGAVVAIVLGGDAPGGWLLPVGLLAAGLGVLVAGAVAAVRRRVPLLAAVRAHRATPVGGPLRRARAVPGMLVATARGRNPVLPRYQLLLWLVALAYLVSPIDFIPDFLPLLGIGDDIGVGAWLLTGLYAESGNYLAALEQRREADSE, from the coding sequence ATGGTCGTGGTCGGTGGCCTGCTGCTGGTGGCCGGAGCGGTGGTGGCGATCGTGCTCGGCGGCGACGCGCCGGGCGGCTGGTTGCTGCCGGTGGGGCTGCTCGCCGCCGGGCTGGGCGTGCTCGTCGCCGGGGCGGTGGCCGCGGTGCGGCGTCGGGTGCCGCTGCTGGCGGCGGTCCGCGCGCACCGGGCGACGCCGGTGGGCGGGCCGCTGCGCAGGGCGCGGGCGGTCCCCGGGATGCTGGTGGCGACGGCGCGCGGGCGCAACCCGGTGCTGCCGCGCTACCAGTTGCTGCTGTGGCTGGTGGCGCTGGCCTACCTGGTGTCGCCGATCGACTTCATCCCCGACTTCCTGCCCCTGCTGGGCATCGGCGACGACATCGGCGTGGGGGCCTGGCTGCTGACCGGCCTGTACGCCGAGTCGGGCAACTACCTGGCCGCGCTGGAGCAGCGTCGCGAGGCGGACTCGGAGTAG